TCCTCCTCGGCGCCATAGGAGGGTGAGTGGAAATTTTCCTGTTAATAGCTGCAACCACAGTGGTAGCAGCTTTGGGTTGCATTTTGCTCTGGTCAGACTTAGTGATGTGCACCTGCGTTTTCTTTCAGTAATTGGATGTGATGATTTGGTCTGCAGGTATAAGTGGGATAACAATGAGAAGCATCTCAAGCCCGAGACCGGGCTGCTCAACATCCGTGCCGGGCTCGGCGTGTTTGCCAATCTGCGGCCAGCCACTGTGTTACCGCAGGTATATCAACATGCCATTTTAGTTCGACAATACCGCAGTTGGTACTTTAGATAGCTATTTCGCTGAAGTTGCATCTGAGACCATGTATCAAAGGCATCAGAGTGTGTCCTGCGCCCTGTCTTAATCTGTACCAGTAGTCGATTAACTTCTTTGTTCCGATTAGTACTAACAACATTGTCCTGTTTTTCTAATGGTACTACTCAAAACTCTGCCTTTCGTACTTTAGGTAGCTAGTTAACTATATGAGCTAGATCACTTAAGTTGCATCCAAGGCATGATATCAAAAGCTGAGTGTCTCCTGTGTCCCGACATGATCTGTACTAGCAATACATGGTTTAAATAACAAATAAAACACTAGCAAATGAAGTCATAGCTGCAAATTTTGGGCTGAATGGACTTGTTTGTTTCACTTATTGCTGGTTATATACTTGCAATTATGTGCTGATTTGCTCATATGTTCCCTATGCAATTACTTCTCTCTTTGGCCTCACACTTTTGTAGTTAGTAGATGCATCTACTTTGAAGAAAGAGGTAGCTGAAGGAGTTGACATCATGGTTGTTAGAGAGCTTACTGGAGGTAATGTTGACTAAACTTCAATTAAGCATGGAATCGTTATCCTTCTTTCCTTCCTGATTTATATATTTCCAGGTGCATTCTGATGAAACTTGAATCTTCTACTGGTATTTTATTATTCTGTGTGGCAGGGATATACTTCGGCAAACCTAGGGGTTTTGGAACTAACGACAAGGGAGAGGAAACTGGCTTCAACACTGAAATATATTCAGTTGCTGAGGTGACTCTACTGTTCCTCTTACATTTCAACTATCTCCCTGATAAACAATTTCTTGAATGAGTGATAGTCCCTGCTGCCCCCGAAGGCATAAACATGGCTAAATCTGTTGATCATTTTGTTTCTCTGTTTCTTTCCTCTATAATGTCAGTATGTATTTTCTGGAAGAACACTACATCTCCAGATCGATCGTATTGATTATAGTGCATTAACTATTTGTTTGAACAACTATATCTCCAGATCGATCGTATTGCCCGTGTTGCATTTGAGGTTGCTCGCAAGAGAGGAGGAAAATTATGCTCGGTGGACAAGGCGAATGTACTTGAGGTACTTAATTATTTGATTCCCAAATATTTTTCAGTTATTCCAAACatctggaataattccaaatgtGTGGAAATTAGGACTGGGCCATGATGTATATTCGAGACAATATTATACTTAATGTTTTATAACTCCTTCGATATTTAGTTGGATGCAACAACTATGACCTATCATTTTGTTGAGCCTAATACATCATTTTCCATGTGAAAAAATACATCATTTTTCCTAATGCTATTGTAGGCGTCCATGCTCTGGAGGAAACGGGTAACTGCAATAGCTTCCGAATTCCCTGACGTAGAGCTCTCACACATGTACGTTGATAACGCTGCAATGCAGCTTGTTAGGAATCCTAAACAGGTTTGTTTCCTTGTATATGTAACTTAATAATCTCACCCTGAGAAGCAGTATGGACATGTGCTGACCTCCTATATTCCCTTCCCTTCATTATCACAGTTTGACACGATTGTGACAAACAATATCTTTGGTGACATATTATCGGACGAAGCATCAATGATCACAGGAAGCATTGGAATGCTGCCATCTGCCAGTGTTGGTGAATCGGTAATATAAGTTGTTTTCAGACGCCCTTATTTTGTGCTGAAATTGCTGGAAGTAAAGCGCTTATCAAGGATCTTTTTCTGTACAGGGACCAGGTCTTTTTGAACCCATTCATGGCTCTGCTCCTGACATTGCTGGCCAGGTTGACATAGCTCCTAAATTCAGAAGAATCCTTAGATACTACCGCGTTGCCTTTTGTTGTCTAACTCTGTTCAAAATTCTGCTCCCTTCTACAATTTGCTGAGTGCAGGACAAGGCAAACCCGCTAGCTACAATTCTTAGTGCTGCGATGCTATTGAAATATGGCCTTGGTGTAGAAAGTGCTGCAAAGAGAATCGAAGCTGCGGTTACAGAGACACTGGACAATGGGTTCCGAACTGGGGACATATATTCTCCTGGGACGGTAAAATTAGTCCATGCAAACATGTTCAATAATTGCTGCACTGAATATTTGCTACATTTATGTTGGAAGAGAAATCCAATGCCTATGTTTCTGCCAAATAAATAATTAAATATTCATCTGCTTCGTACAGTTGTACTTAGATTGTTCTCTACTTGCATATCAATTACGAGTACTTAGATAGTTTGACAAAATAGAAGGATTTGGTCCTCTGTTTCTTAGCCTGCCAAACTTCTGACCTGTGTTCACTGGTTGTGGAATATACTCATTAGCAAGCGCTACTTTTTGCTCCCGTTTCCTCTTTTTTCCGAACTTACGTAGTTTTGTTCTTCCGCTGCAGACATTGGTTGGATGCAAGCGAATGGGAGAGGAAGTCCTGAAGGCTCTGGAGTCGCAGAAGTAAAACAGTAAAGGGTTGAAGAAGCCTGCGGCATGGGATGGTCGAAAGCGCACTGGGATCCGATCTGACCTTAACCCACCAAAGATCAATTGATCTTGTCCCTGGATAGCGTGATTTTGTTTTTATTTGCCTTCCTCCACCCTTGTAGTTGGGTGCAGGAATTTAGCGGATCATCTTCTCCCTTTCTGTTGCTCATTGGAAAGATTTTTGCGTGCCTTGATTGAATAAATTGTGTCGGTGATGGATAGAAAAATGGGGATGGTTCCCCTTTGCTCCTGGCTGGAATGAAAAAGATATTGGATTTTGTGGCACTGTCATTTGGGATAAGTCAGTGCATTCCTGTCATGTCCCATCTAATGTATCTTCTTAAAAAAACGAGTGGATAATAACAGAACTAATCATCAACTAGATTTTGGGGTAAGATGGTTCTGCTAATCTAAGCAGCAGATTCCAGTGTGACTTTGTGAACCTAAAATCCCCGTCAATATGTCTTTCCCAGAGATTTATtagctactccctctgtcccaaaataagtgactcaagtTTGTACCAGAGTAAATAGTGGAGAAGATGGATTTATTTTTTGGGGGGCATTCAAAGATTAAATGTTTATAATAGAAATCCGACCTATACTGGACCTAATGGTTTAAGTTTTTGTGCGCCTACATTTGGGGTAAGATTGGTCTGCTAATCTGATGGTCTGTTGAGCAGCAAAATTCAAATGGCTTTCTGAAACTGAATCTCCATCCATATTTCATTTCCTATTTGAAAAGATCCATTCTACGTTTCAAAAGATTCTTAGACGAAACGAGAGAGTGGCCAAAGGAAATGATTCCATTCCAATATGACTTTGTGAACCTAAAAAGATTCTTAAACAAATCGAAAGAGACTTTTTGTAAAGAGGTGGATTTTTCATTTTTGTAATTTATAAGaagaataaaaaaattaaaaaggAAAAAATAATTCCGACCTACCGGATTCGAACCAGTGACCTAAGGATTTAATCTGCGACCACTACAGTCCTCCGCTCTACCAACTGAGCTAAGGTCGGCTTGTGATTTTCCTCCTCCCAGAACTCTTTTGATGCCAACTCGTAGCCCAGCGCTGCTATGCCACCAACCCCTCCCCAACAATTAGTGACCCGCAGGAGGCGATTTAGCCAAGCAGCAGAGCATTTTGGGATGGAACACGTCGACAGATTCATTCAGGCAATGATACTCTAATTTTTTTTTGAGAGATACAT
This portion of the Triticum urartu cultivar G1812 unplaced genomic scaffold, Tu2.1 TuUngrouped_contig_5646, whole genome shotgun sequence genome encodes:
- the LOC125529502 gene encoding 3-isopropylmalate dehydrogenase 2, chloroplastic-like; amino-acid sequence: LGAIGGYKWDNNEKHLKPETGLLNIRAGLGVFANLRPATVLPQLVDASTLKKEVAEGVDIMVVRELTGGIYFGKPRGFGTNDKGEETGFNTEIYSVAEIDRIARVAFEVARKRGGKLCSVDKANVLEASMLWRKRVTAIASEFPDVELSHMYVDNAAMQLVRNPKQFDTIVTNNIFGDILSDEASMITGSIGMLPSASVGESGPGLFEPIHGSAPDIAGQDKANPLATILSAAMLLKYGLGVESAAKRIEAAVTETLDNGFRTGDIYSPGTTLVGCKRMGEEVLKALESQK